A window of the Mucilaginibacter sp. cycad4 genome harbors these coding sequences:
- a CDS encoding DUF4197 domain-containing protein, translating into MKTRLLIIPALIAFITLTSCDTLNQVANATIQNQGTPTSLEIGNGLKQALEIGTGKSSDQLSALNGFFGNAAIKILFPPEAQKAEKTLRGLGLNSLCDNVILSLNRAAEDAAKQAKPIFVDAIKQMTLQDVTNILLGSQDAATQYFKRTTTAKLSLQFKPVIQGSLNKVNATKYYTDAAQAYNKVPFVSKLNPDISDYVTQKAIDGLFVEIAKEELNIRQNLGARTTPLLQKVFAFADKKKTTGQ; encoded by the coding sequence ATGAAAACAAGACTACTTATTATCCCCGCTTTAATAGCTTTTATTACATTAACCAGTTGCGATACGCTCAACCAGGTAGCCAACGCCACCATTCAAAACCAGGGAACACCAACATCGCTTGAAATTGGCAACGGTTTAAAACAGGCCCTTGAAATAGGCACCGGTAAAAGCTCAGATCAATTATCGGCACTTAATGGTTTTTTTGGCAATGCCGCTATCAAGATCCTTTTCCCGCCCGAAGCTCAAAAAGCCGAGAAAACTTTGCGCGGACTTGGCTTAAACAGCCTTTGCGATAACGTGATCCTTTCGCTTAACCGCGCAGCCGAAGACGCTGCAAAGCAAGCAAAGCCTATTTTTGTTGATGCTATTAAGCAAATGACCCTGCAGGATGTTACCAATATTTTATTGGGCAGCCAGGATGCGGCAACACAATACTTTAAACGTACTACTACTGCAAAATTAAGCCTGCAATTCAAACCTGTTATCCAGGGAAGCTTAAACAAGGTGAATGCTACCAAATACTATACTGATGCAGCCCAGGCTTACAATAAAGTTCCGTTTGTATCAAAGCTTAATCCCGATATCAGCGATTATGTAACTCAAAAAGCCATCGACGGCTTGTTTGTAGAGATAGCTAAAGAAGAGCTTAACATTCGTCAAAATCTTGGTGCGCGTACAACGCCTTTATTGCAAAAAGTATTCGCTTTTGCTGATAAGAAGAAAACTACCGGACAATAA
- a CDS encoding carboxypeptidase-like regulatory domain-containing protein, protein MQIQKYLNGELDARAMHKLEMEALNDPFLMDALEGYENMGTSQQLNLGDLTARLQQRTGENKGRVIPWTVWPIAASVLIALSLGGLYLNKTSKPELQSNNVAENRNSTPPLAAAADTIKTADTVKKANTNQPGTVQAPSIAVTKKSRRIKQSADALYQQEISAADNKTASNEVAPPVGSTTLAEPAAPPPVAKDKVVLKEEGNLSERIVAGYTAPIAKKDTVSSDVIALRANTTVAKSKTPLQFKLPGKVDGVTSSPVTVFGGSKAAAQSLYIAGTIISRDDGSPLIGAAIRIKGTNRSTVTDVNGKFALSSPGDKATLDVVYIGYEPRQISATRGDSVKVALKPDSHALSEVVVSSPKRDDDNSEVSVTAAHPQLGWGSLKKYLQTNAVLPDGTAGTVTVTFTVFPSGITDEFNIKKGLNEAADQKAIELIKNGPSWVGSTNNKPEVVTVKVKFQK, encoded by the coding sequence TTGCAAATACAGAAGTATCTCAACGGAGAGCTTGATGCCCGCGCTATGCATAAACTGGAGATGGAGGCATTAAACGACCCTTTTTTGATGGATGCATTGGAAGGATATGAAAACATGGGGACAAGTCAGCAATTAAACCTTGGCGACCTTACAGCGAGGCTACAGCAACGTACAGGAGAAAATAAAGGCCGTGTTATACCATGGACTGTTTGGCCAATTGCGGCTTCGGTTCTAATTGCATTAAGTTTAGGTGGGCTTTATCTTAACAAGACGTCTAAACCCGAATTGCAGAGCAATAATGTTGCAGAAAACAGAAATTCCACGCCGCCTCTGGCTGCCGCTGCCGATACCATTAAAACGGCGGATACGGTTAAAAAAGCAAATACAAATCAGCCTGGAACAGTGCAGGCGCCTTCAATTGCTGTAACTAAAAAATCCCGAAGAATAAAGCAGTCGGCGGATGCCCTCTATCAGCAGGAAATCTCGGCTGCCGACAACAAAACGGCTTCAAATGAGGTTGCGCCTCCTGTGGGCAGCACTACTTTAGCAGAGCCGGCAGCTCCGCCCCCTGTTGCTAAAGATAAAGTTGTTTTGAAAGAAGAAGGCAATTTAAGTGAACGAATAGTAGCAGGATACACAGCACCAATTGCCAAAAAAGACACGGTAAGCTCGGATGTGATAGCGTTAAGAGCGAATACTACCGTAGCTAAATCAAAAACCCCACTGCAATTTAAATTGCCCGGAAAGGTTGACGGTGTTACATCTTCACCAGTAACTGTTTTTGGCGGCAGTAAAGCAGCTGCACAATCATTATACATTGCCGGCACCATTATTTCGAGGGATGACGGTTCGCCTTTAATTGGCGCGGCAATCAGGATCAAAGGTACCAACCGGAGCACGGTAACAGATGTAAACGGCAAATTTGCGCTAAGTTCGCCAGGCGATAAAGCCACGCTTGATGTGGTTTATATTGGCTATGAACCACGACAGATTAGCGCCACGCGCGGCGACAGCGTTAAAGTTGCACTTAAGCCAGATTCACATGCACTTAGTGAGGTGGTGGTAAGTAGCCCGAAAAGAGACGATGACAACAGTGAGGTAAGTGTCACGGCGGCACATCCGCAACTGGGCTGGGGCAGTCTGAAAAAATATTTACAAACTAATGCTGTACTGCCTGATGGTACCGCCGGTACGGTGACTGTAACCTTTACTGTATTTCCGAGTGGTATAACCGACGAGTTCAACATTAAAAAAGGCCTGAACGAGGCGGCCGATCAAAAAGCTATCGAGCTTATTAAAAATGGACCCTCGTGGGTTGGCAGTACTAACAACAAACCCGAGGTTGTTACTGTAAAGGTGAAATTCCAAAAGTAG
- a CDS encoding sigma-70 family RNA polymerase sigma factor — MSLFIKPQKPGKSTDEELLSDYRASGNLTVLGSLYERYMPLVYGVCLKYLKDEELAKDAVMGIFEELVDKVKKHEINQFRSWVYVLGRNYCLMQLRSGKKMELVNLDEVVEFTSFLHPDDNNREEALKALEHCIAGLTGGQKQSIDLFYLKEKCYKEIAGITGYTLNEVKSYIQNGKRNLKICLERNSA; from the coding sequence ATGAGCCTATTTATAAAACCCCAAAAACCAGGGAAATCAACAGACGAAGAACTACTTAGTGATTATCGCGCAAGCGGTAACCTAACAGTTTTGGGCAGCTTATATGAAAGATATATGCCCCTTGTTTATGGCGTTTGCCTTAAATATCTGAAGGATGAGGAACTGGCTAAAGACGCGGTAATGGGCATTTTTGAGGAACTGGTTGATAAGGTTAAAAAGCATGAGATTAACCAGTTCAGGAGTTGGGTTTATGTACTTGGGCGTAATTATTGCTTGATGCAGCTACGGAGCGGTAAAAAGATGGAGTTGGTTAATTTAGATGAAGTTGTGGAATTTACCTCCTTTTTGCATCCTGATGATAATAACAGGGAAGAGGCTTTGAAAGCTTTGGAACACTGCATAGCAGGGTTAACCGGCGGACAAAAACAAAGTATCGACCTGTTTTATTTAAAAGAGAAGTGTTATAAAGAAATTGCCGGGATAACAGGGTATACTTTAAATGAGGTAAAAAGTTATATCCAGAACGGTAAGAGGAATTTGAAAATTTGCCTCGAACGGAACAGTGCATAG
- a CDS encoding M20/M25/M40 family metallo-hydrolase translates to MKLKLLFSCLITAGIAVPAFAQEPVDAAMVQKIREEGLNHSKVMETAFYLTDVSGPRLANSPGLKRAQNWAVNQLKTWGMANSKLEAWGKFGKGWEVQKNYAAIMVPYYHAIIAIPKAWTPGTNGLIKGQVMMIKADSAAELEQYKGKLAGKIVIFDTKAPAERTWKVDAARYTDEELTEMANAKATPAGPRRNAVDPNAAQMAAFRKLRAFRAALSQFLVDEKAGLVLSQGRGTDGTVFTTNGASYADTARAVAPELETSSEDYQRILRLIKGGQPVQLEADIKTQFITDDLQGYDVVAEIPGTDKKLKDQVVMLGGHLDSWHAATGATDNAAGSAVMLEAMRILKAINFKPKRTIRIALWSSEEQGLFGSRGYVANHFGDPKTMELKPEQAKLSAYYNLDNGTGKIRGIYLQGDSAAAPIFKAWLEPFKDLGATTLTIRNTGGTDHLSFDAVGIPGFQFIQDAIDYGSRTHHSNQDTYDRLIEDDLKQAATIVASFVYHTAQRAEMIPRKELPKPQPAR, encoded by the coding sequence ATGAAATTAAAACTACTCTTTTCGTGTTTAATCACGGCGGGTATCGCAGTACCCGCATTTGCGCAGGAACCTGTTGATGCTGCAATGGTTCAAAAAATCAGGGAAGAAGGCCTCAACCATTCAAAAGTAATGGAAACGGCTTTTTACCTTACAGATGTTTCGGGGCCAAGGCTTGCCAACTCTCCCGGCTTAAAGCGCGCTCAAAACTGGGCTGTTAATCAGCTTAAAACCTGGGGCATGGCCAACTCTAAATTGGAAGCCTGGGGTAAATTTGGCAAAGGCTGGGAAGTTCAAAAAAACTATGCAGCTATCATGGTTCCCTACTATCACGCTATTATCGCCATCCCTAAAGCATGGACACCGGGCACAAATGGCTTGATCAAAGGCCAAGTAATGATGATCAAAGCCGATTCGGCAGCCGAGCTTGAGCAATACAAAGGTAAGCTGGCCGGCAAGATCGTAATATTTGATACCAAAGCCCCTGCAGAACGTACCTGGAAAGTGGATGCCGCCCGTTATACTGATGAGGAACTTACCGAAATGGCCAATGCGAAAGCTACGCCCGCCGGCCCGCGCAGGAACGCTGTTGACCCAAACGCAGCTCAAATGGCTGCATTCCGTAAGCTACGCGCTTTCAGGGCGGCACTAAGCCAATTTTTAGTTGACGAAAAAGCCGGGCTGGTATTAAGCCAGGGCCGTGGTACCGATGGTACGGTATTTACTACCAATGGTGCTTCATATGCCGATACCGCCAGGGCGGTAGCTCCCGAACTTGAAACAAGCAGCGAAGATTACCAGCGCATTTTACGCCTTATAAAAGGCGGCCAGCCAGTACAACTGGAAGCCGATATCAAAACCCAATTCATTACCGACGACCTGCAGGGTTATGACGTAGTTGCTGAAATTCCCGGAACGGATAAAAAACTGAAAGACCAGGTAGTAATGCTTGGCGGCCACCTTGATTCATGGCATGCCGCTACCGGTGCTACCGATAATGCAGCAGGCAGCGCAGTAATGCTGGAGGCCATGCGTATTTTAAAAGCGATTAACTTTAAACCCAAGCGCACCATTCGCATCGCCTTATGGAGTTCGGAAGAGCAGGGCTTATTTGGTTCGCGCGGATATGTAGCCAATCATTTTGGCGATCCTAAAACAATGGAACTTAAGCCCGAACAGGCAAAGCTTTCGGCCTATTACAACCTGGATAATGGCACAGGCAAAATCCGCGGAATATATTTGCAGGGCGATTCGGCAGCAGCACCTATCTTTAAAGCCTGGCTTGAACCTTTTAAAGATCTTGGGGCTACCACGCTTACCATCCGCAACACCGGTGGTACCGATCACCTTTCATTTGACGCGGTGGGCATTCCGGGCTTCCAGTTTATCCAGGATGCCATTGATTACGGTTCACGCACCCACCACAGTAATCAGGACACTTATGACCGCCTTATTGAAGACGATCTGAAACAAGCCGCTACAATTGTTGCTTCATTTGTTTACCATACAGCACAACGCGCCGAAATGATTCCGCGCAAGGAGTTACCAAAGCCACAACCGGCAAGGTAA
- the infB gene encoding translation initiation factor IF-2, whose translation MSEDKSIKLIKAVKELNIGMGTLVDYLATKGYKVDKHPMAKLDNDMYNALLKEFAVDKSIKEEAKQISIGKIRKEEPAAQFPEKPVENRRSRDFENEEILIKNTGHFAQPQVEKPKPAEPAPAAQAPARSDERNDVLPGVKVVGKIDLNNLNAKPQPQAEKPEEKPVEVVKQPEPVAQAPAPTPAPAPAEPKAEAPAPVAPAAPEPPKVEAPKPAAPVAPPVAEAPKAEEPKAPVVEKAPVATPPAAPETPAAPAADESQEPDVIRAKAERLTGPNIIGKIQLPVNAPKRNPVASSSNSNNNSADHKRKRKRKDNQGNPQQGGGGGNHPHGQQGGGGNHPQQGQQPGGGGTINPNRPDFRNRTHGAPGNSGPGQGQGGHGGGNRPDFRNNRNTHVPQNSGPKEEPSEKDIQDQIKATLARLSGAGKSGKFAQRAKFRRQKRDDVAASAEELAMEQELQSKVLKVTEFVTANELASMMDVSVTQIISTCMSLGMFVSINQRLDAETLSIVADEFGYQVEFVKPQDEEANLDQIDDPADLVTRAPIVTIMGHVDHGKTSLLDFIRKTNVIGGEAGGITQHIGAYEVTLPDNKGKITFLDTPGHEAFTAMRARGAQVTDIVIIVIAADDSVMPQTREAINHAQAAGAPIIFAFNKIDKPGANADKVREQLSAMNILVEEWGGKYQSQEISAKTGLNVDLLLEKVLLEAELLELKANPNKRAVGTVIEAALDKGRGIVTTILVQAGRLKVGDPILAGCYSGRVKALTNERGQRVDSAGPSTPVQVLGMQGAPTAGDKFNALESEVEAREIANKRLQLQREQGLRTQKHITLDEIGRRLAVGNFKELNIIVKGDVDGSIEALSDSLLKLSTEQIQVNIISKAVGQISESDVLLASASDAIIIGFQVRPSGGARKLAEAEQIDIRLYSIIYDAINEIKAAMEGMLAPTFEEKIVANVEIRETFKISKVGTIAGCMVLDGKINRNSKIRIIRDGVVIYTGELASLKRFKDDVKEVNAGYECGLNINNFNNIEVGDIVEAYENVEVKRKL comes from the coding sequence ATGTCAGAAGACAAATCCATAAAATTAATTAAAGCAGTAAAAGAACTGAACATTGGCATGGGTACCCTTGTCGATTATTTAGCTACCAAAGGATACAAGGTTGACAAGCATCCTATGGCCAAGCTGGATAATGACATGTACAATGCCCTGTTAAAGGAATTTGCTGTTGACAAAAGTATTAAGGAGGAAGCTAAGCAGATCAGTATCGGAAAGATAAGGAAAGAAGAGCCTGCTGCACAGTTTCCTGAAAAGCCGGTTGAGAACCGCCGTTCGCGCGATTTTGAGAACGAAGAGATACTGATCAAAAACACAGGGCACTTTGCACAGCCGCAGGTTGAAAAACCAAAACCGGCCGAGCCTGCTCCGGCAGCACAAGCCCCTGCACGTTCTGATGAGCGCAATGACGTATTACCTGGTGTTAAGGTAGTTGGAAAAATTGACCTTAACAACCTGAATGCTAAGCCACAGCCACAGGCGGAGAAGCCTGAGGAAAAACCAGTGGAAGTTGTTAAACAACCCGAGCCAGTTGCACAGGCACCTGCGCCAACACCGGCCCCGGCGCCTGCCGAGCCAAAAGCTGAAGCGCCAGCGCCAGTAGCTCCTGCCGCGCCCGAACCACCAAAGGTTGAGGCACCAAAACCGGCAGCCCCTGTTGCACCGCCGGTTGCCGAAGCGCCTAAAGCTGAAGAGCCAAAAGCGCCTGTTGTTGAAAAAGCACCGGTTGCAACACCTCCGGCTGCTCCCGAAACTCCGGCTGCACCGGCAGCTGATGAAAGCCAGGAGCCGGATGTGATCCGCGCTAAAGCTGAGCGTTTAACAGGGCCAAACATTATTGGTAAGATCCAGTTGCCGGTTAACGCCCCAAAACGCAACCCGGTAGCTTCATCATCAAATTCAAATAATAACTCGGCCGATCATAAACGCAAACGTAAGCGTAAAGATAACCAGGGCAATCCGCAGCAAGGCGGTGGTGGTGGTAACCATCCGCATGGCCAGCAAGGCGGTGGTGGTAATCATCCGCAACAAGGCCAGCAGCCAGGTGGTGGTGGTACCATTAACCCTAACCGCCCGGATTTCAGGAACCGTACACACGGTGCACCCGGAAACAGCGGACCAGGCCAGGGCCAGGGTGGTCATGGCGGTGGTAACCGTCCGGATTTCAGGAACAACCGTAATACCCATGTTCCTCAAAACAGCGGCCCTAAAGAAGAACCTTCAGAAAAGGATATACAAGACCAGATCAAGGCTACACTTGCACGCTTAAGCGGCGCAGGTAAGTCGGGCAAGTTTGCGCAGCGTGCTAAATTCCGTCGTCAAAAACGTGATGATGTTGCTGCAAGTGCCGAAGAGCTGGCAATGGAACAGGAACTTCAATCAAAAGTATTGAAGGTTACCGAGTTCGTAACTGCAAACGAGCTGGCAAGTATGATGGATGTATCTGTAACGCAGATCATTTCAACCTGTATGAGCCTGGGGATGTTCGTTTCCATTAACCAAAGGCTTGATGCCGAAACACTTTCAATTGTGGCCGATGAATTTGGCTACCAGGTTGAATTTGTGAAACCGCAGGATGAGGAAGCCAACCTTGACCAGATTGATGATCCGGCCGACCTGGTAACACGTGCACCAATCGTAACCATCATGGGCCACGTTGACCACGGTAAAACCTCATTGCTCGACTTTATACGTAAAACCAACGTAATAGGCGGCGAAGCGGGTGGTATAACCCAGCATATTGGTGCTTACGAAGTAACATTACCTGATAATAAAGGAAAGATCACCTTCCTGGATACACCGGGTCACGAAGCGTTTACCGCGATGCGTGCCAGGGGTGCACAGGTTACAGATATTGTAATTATAGTGATAGCTGCCGATGACAGCGTGATGCCGCAAACCCGCGAGGCCATAAACCACGCACAGGCTGCAGGCGCACCAATCATCTTCGCCTTTAACAAAATTGATAAGCCGGGCGCCAATGCCGATAAAGTAAGGGAACAACTTTCGGCCATGAATATTTTGGTTGAAGAGTGGGGCGGTAAATACCAGTCGCAGGAAATTTCGGCCAAAACCGGCTTAAATGTCGATCTGCTATTGGAAAAAGTATTACTTGAGGCCGAACTGCTTGAACTGAAAGCTAACCCTAACAAACGTGCCGTAGGTACTGTTATTGAGGCAGCTTTAGATAAAGGTCGTGGTATTGTTACCACCATCCTGGTACAGGCAGGCCGCTTAAAAGTAGGTGATCCGATACTGGCAGGCTGCTACAGCGGTCGTGTAAAAGCGTTAACCAATGAGCGTGGCCAGCGTGTGGATTCGGCAGGGCCTTCAACACCGGTACAGGTATTGGGTATGCAGGGTGCACCAACAGCAGGCGATAAGTTCAACGCGCTTGAAAGTGAAGTTGAAGCACGTGAAATTGCCAACAAACGCTTACAATTACAACGTGAACAGGGCTTACGTACACAAAAACACATCACGCTTGATGAGATCGGCCGCCGTTTGGCAGTGGGTAACTTCAAGGAGCTTAACATCATTGTTAAAGGTGACGTGGATGGTTCTATCGAGGCCTTGTCAGATTCATTACTGAAACTGTCAACCGAGCAGATCCAGGTGAACATCATATCGAAAGCGGTAGGTCAGATCTCCGAATCAGACGTATTATTAGCATCGGCATCTGATGCAATCATCATTGGTTTCCAGGTACGCCCTTCAGGCGGTGCCCGTAAACTGGCCGAAGCCGAGCAGATCGATATCAGGCTGTACTCGATCATCTACGACGCGATCAACGAGATCAAAGCGGCGATGGAGGGTATGCTTGCACCAACCTTTGAAGAGAAGATCGTGGCTAACGTTGAGATCCGCGAAACCTTCAAGATCAGCAAGGTGGGTACTATTGCAGGTTGTATGGTACTTGACGGTAAAATTAACCGTAACAGCAAGATCCGTATCATCCGCGATGGTGTGGTGATCTACACCGGCGAACTGGCCTCACTGAAACGCTTTAAAGACGATGTGAAAGAAGTAAACGCAGGTTACGAGTGCGGTTTGAACATCAACAACTTTAACAACATTGAAGTAGGCGACATTGTTGAAGCTTACGAAAACGTAGAAGTTAAACGCAAGCTGTAA
- the nusA gene encoding transcription termination factor NusA has translation MSNINLIDSFQEFKDFKNIDRPTMMSVLEDVFRSMIRKKYGTDENCDVIVNTDNGDLEIWRTRKVMEDGFSEDDDLEIELAEAHLYDADLEVGDDYIEQITLESFGRRAILAARQTLVSKILELEKDEIFKKYKDRVGEIVTGEVYQVWKKETLVLDDEGNELLLPKTEQIPADYFKKGDSVKAVVSKVDMLNSNPKIIISRTAPEFLQRLFELEVPEIFDGLITIKKIVREPGERAKVAVESYDDRIDPVGACVGMKGSRIHGIVRELKNENIDVINFTNNVQLYIQRALSPAKITSIKLDDEKKTAAVYLKPDQVSLAIGRGGHNIKLAGKLTGYEIDVYREADEHDEDVDIEEFSDEIEGWIIDEFKRIGLDTAKSVLALTVGELVKRTDLEEETVKEVLSILNAEFE, from the coding sequence ATGAGCAATATTAATTTAATTGATTCTTTTCAGGAATTTAAAGATTTCAAGAACATTGACCGCCCTACCATGATGAGCGTTCTGGAAGACGTTTTCAGGAGCATGATCAGGAAAAAGTACGGTACGGACGAAAATTGCGACGTAATTGTGAACACCGACAACGGTGACTTAGAGATCTGGCGCACACGTAAAGTTATGGAAGATGGCTTTAGCGAAGATGACGACCTGGAGATAGAACTTGCCGAAGCACACCTGTATGACGCCGACCTTGAAGTTGGTGATGATTATATTGAACAGATCACTTTAGAAAGCTTTGGCCGCCGTGCTATTTTAGCCGCCCGCCAAACGCTAGTATCAAAAATCCTGGAATTAGAGAAAGACGAGATCTTCAAAAAATATAAAGACCGCGTAGGCGAAATTGTTACCGGCGAGGTTTACCAGGTTTGGAAAAAAGAAACGCTGGTATTGGATGACGAAGGTAACGAGCTGTTGCTGCCAAAAACTGAGCAGATCCCGGCCGACTACTTTAAAAAAGGCGACAGCGTTAAAGCTGTTGTATCAAAGGTAGATATGCTGAACAGCAACCCTAAGATCATCATTTCACGTACAGCGCCCGAGTTTTTACAGCGTTTGTTTGAGCTTGAAGTACCGGAAATTTTTGATGGCTTAATTACCATCAAGAAAATTGTACGCGAACCGGGCGAGCGTGCTAAAGTTGCCGTTGAATCGTATGACGACCGTATCGATCCGGTTGGCGCCTGCGTAGGTATGAAAGGTTCACGGATCCACGGTATAGTACGTGAGTTAAAAAATGAAAATATCGACGTTATTAACTTTACCAACAACGTTCAGTTATATATTCAGCGTGCGTTATCACCTGCCAAAATCACTTCTATTAAATTAGATGATGAGAAAAAAACAGCTGCTGTGTATTTAAAACCCGACCAGGTATCATTAGCTATTGGCAGGGGCGGGCACAACATTAAGCTGGCAGGGAAATTGACAGGCTACGAAATTGATGTTTACCGTGAAGCTGATGAGCATGACGAGGATGTGGACATTGAAGAATTTTCTGACGAGATTGAAGGCTGGATCATTGATGAATTTAAACGTATTGGTTTAGATACAGCAAAATCAGTGCTGGCCTTAACCGTTGGAGAATTGGTAAAACGTACCGATTTAGAGGAAGAAACAGTAAAAGAAGTGCTATCAATATTGAATGCGGAGTTTGAATAA
- the rimP gene encoding ribosome assembly cofactor RimP, with translation MNIEKRVKELVEEKIADKPNLFIVDIKMHSNGKLIILLDGDNGIGIDECVQVSRHVGFHLEEENVIETAYNLEVSSPGIDFPLSSPRQYAKNVGRNLGIKMKDGTKREGTLTGLTEDAITIEEKVKEKGKKAQVIESVIPMDQITETKVLISFK, from the coding sequence ATGAATATTGAAAAAAGGGTAAAAGAACTGGTAGAAGAGAAGATAGCAGATAAGCCAAACCTGTTTATAGTGGATATTAAAATGCACTCGAACGGGAAGCTGATCATCCTGCTTGACGGCGATAACGGTATCGGTATTGATGAATGTGTACAGGTAAGCAGGCATGTAGGTTTCCACCTGGAAGAGGAAAACGTGATTGAAACGGCTTATAACCTGGAGGTTTCATCGCCGGGTATCGATTTCCCGCTATCGTCGCCAAGGCAATACGCCAAAAATGTTGGCCGTAACCTGGGCATTAAAATGAAAGATGGCACTAAGCGCGAAGGCACATTGACCGGCCTTACAGAGGATGCCATCACCATTGAAGAAAAAGTAAAAGAAAAAGGGAAAAAAGCGCAGGTTATTGAAAGCGTTATCCCAATGGACCAAATAACAGAAACAAAGGTTTTAATATCATTTAAGTAA